From a single Glycine soja cultivar W05 chromosome 19, ASM419377v2, whole genome shotgun sequence genomic region:
- the LOC114398039 gene encoding germin-like protein subfamily 2 member 4, giving the protein MSPTNIFTILVITSVVSIAYASDPDALQDLCVAFPSSSVKMNGFACKEEANVTEADFFFAGLANPGVINNATGSVVTAANVEKIPGLNTLGLSLSRIDFKSGGLNPPHTHLRATEILFVLEGELDVGFITTANKLISKTVKEGEVFVFPKALVHFQKNNGDKPAAVISAFDSQLPGTFSIVAVLFNSTPSVPDDVLTHAFQIDTQDVDKIKNSLS; this is encoded by the exons ATGTCGCCAACAAATATtttcacaattttggtaatcacCAGTGTCGTCTCCATTGCCTACGCTTCTGATCCCGACGCACTTCAAGACCTTTGTGTCGCTTTTCCCTCCTCCA GTGTGAAGATGAATGGATTTGCATGCAAGGAGGAGGCAAATGTGACAGAAGCAGATTTCTTCTTTGCTGGGCTAGCGAATCCCGGAGTTATCAACAACGCAACGGGGTCAGTAGTCACTGCAGCCAATGTTGAAAAGATTCCCGGGCTTAACACATTGGGCCTGTCTTTATCAAGGATAGACTTCAAATCTGGTGGGCTAAACCCACCTCACACACATCTTCGTGCCACCGAGATTCTGTTCGTGTTGGAAGGAGAACTTGACGTGGGTTTCATCACCACAGCCAACAAACTCATCTCCAAAACCGTAAAAGAAGGTGAAGTGTTTGTGTTCCCGAAAGCTTTGGTGCACTTTCAGAAGAACAATGGGGATAAGCCTGCTGCTGTTATTTCTGCGTTTGATAGCCAACTCCCTGGCACATTCTCTATAGTTGCGGTTTTGTTTAATTCTACCCCAAGTGTGCCAGATGATGTGCTCACACATGCCTTCCAGATTGATACTCAAGACGTTGACAAGATCAAGAACAGTCTTTCCTAG
- the LOC114399718 gene encoding putative expansin-A17, translating to MGKFILSGLILFVVFFTTELGVSSAVWQRAHATFYGGSDASGTMGGACGYGNLYTDGYGIKTAALSTVLFNDGKSCGGCYRIVCDARQVPQWCLRGTSIVVTATNFCPPNLALPNDNGGWCNPPRPHFDMSQPAFQTIAKYKAGIVPILYRKVGCKRSGGIRFTINGRDYFELVLISNIGGAGEISRVWVKGSRMNNWESMTRNWGANWQSLRYLNGQSLSFRIQLRNGKTRTANNVAPSNWRFGQSFTSNVQF from the exons ATGGGAAAGTTCATTTTGAGTGGTCTTATATTGTTTGTGGTGTTTTTCACTACAGAACTTGGAGTATCATCAGCTGTTTGGCAGCGAGCTCATGCAACTTTCTATGGTGGGAGTGATGCCTCAGGAACAATGG GAGGTGCATGTGGCTATGGAAATCTCTACACAGATGGTTATGGTATAAAAACAGCTGCCCTGAGCACTGTTTTGTTCAATGATGGAAAATCATGTGGTGGTTGCTATAGGATAGTTTGTGACGCAAGGCAAGTGCCCCAATGGTGCCTCAGGGGCACTTCCATCGTTGTTACTGCCACAAATTTCTGCCCACCAAACCTCGCACTCCCTAATGACAATGGTGGCTGGTGTAATCCTCCTAGACCACACTTTGACATGTCTCAACCTGCCTTTCAGACAATAGCCAAGTACAAAGCTGGCATTGTACCAATTTTGTACAGGAA AGTTGGGTGCAAAAGAAGTGGAGGCATCAGATTTACCATCAATGGGAGAGACTATTTCGAATTGGTGCTTATAAGCAACATAGGTGGAGCTGGAGAGATTTCCCGAGTTTGGGTTAAAGGGTCCAGAATGAATAATTGGGAATCCATGACGAGGAATTGGGGTGCTAACTGGCAAAGCTTGAGATATCTGAATGGTCAGAGTTTGTCTTTCAGAATTCAACTCCGCAATGGGAAGACTCGCACGGCAAATAATGTAGCACCGTCCAATTGGAGATTCGGCCAATCTTTCACCAGCAATGTCCAGTTCTGA